In the genome of Coturnix japonica isolate 7356 chromosome 19, Coturnix japonica 2.1, whole genome shotgun sequence, one region contains:
- the NEK8 gene encoding serine/threonine-protein kinase Nek8 isoform X1, whose amino-acid sequence MEKETSGSGVGRGAFGIVHLCLRKADQKLVILKQIPVEQMSKDERLAAQNECQVLKLLSHPNVIEYYENFLEDKALMIAMEYAPGGTLAEFIHKRCNSLLDEDTILHFFVQILLALHHVHTKQILHRDLKTQNILLDKHRMIVKIGDFGISKILSSKSKAYTVVGTPCYISPELCEGKPYNQKSDIWALGCVLYELTSLKRAFEAANLPALVLKIMSGTFAPISDRYSPDLRQLILSMLNLDPSKRPQLNEIMAQSICIRPLLNLYTDVGSVKMRRPEKPLAPVQTVTHSRTGGRVSSARPRGVRGGSARTGIPPPLSSIYTWGSGITTPHRLPMLNTEVVQVSAGRTQKAGVTKSGRLIMWEAPPIGTAGGPSLPGATEQLQPQFVSRFLEGQSGVTIKHVSCGDLFTACLTDRGIIMTFGSGSNGCLGHGNFTDVSQPKIVEALLGYEMVQVACGASHVLAVSNEREVFAWGRGDNGRLGLGTLECHNSPQQVAVPPEHEAQRVICGIDSSMVLTVKNQILACGSNRCNKLGLDRISSAEEPSPEDQVEEAAVFTCVQSAPLNQEPVVCADIGTAHSAAVTASGQCYTFGSNQHGQLGTNSCRNSRVPHLVVGLRAMKVTVVACGDAFTVAIGADGEVCTWGKGARGRLGRKDEETGTPRPVQLEETHPYVVTSVACCHGNTLLAVKRGRTLLLENPAGFGGRSRHRGIKQHIVTTKDTALPAGGVTPE is encoded by the exons ATGGAGAAAGAAACGAGCGGATCGGGTGTGGGGAGAGGGGCCTTCGG CATCGTTCACCTGTGTCTGCGCAAGGCCGACCAGAAGCTGGTGATCCTGAAGCAGATCCCCGTGGAGCAGATGAGCAAAGACGAGCGGCTGGCGGCGCAGAACGAGTGCCAGGTCCTCAAGCTGCTCAGCCACCCCAACGTCATCGAGTACTACGAGAATTTCCTGGAGGACAAGGCTCTTATGATCGCCATGGAGTACGCTCCAG GGGGCACGCTGGCGGAGTTTATTCATAAACGCTGTAACTCCTTGTTGGATGAGGACACCATCCTACACTTCTTCGTGCAGATCCTCCTGGCTCTTCACCACGTACATACCAAGCAGATCCTGCACCGTGACCTGAAGACTCAGAACATCCTCTTGGACAAACATCGTATGATTGTCAAGATTGGAGACTTTGGCATTTCCAAAATCTTGAGCAGCAAAAGTAAAGCCTACACG GTTGTGGGAACTCCATGCTACATCTCCCCAGAGCTCTGTGAAGGGAAGCCTTACAACCAGAAGAGTGATATCTGGGCTTTGGGCTGTGTGCTCTATGAACTTACCAGCCTCAAGAGGGCTTTTGAAGCTGCG aatcTGCCTGCCTTAGTATTGAAGATCATGAGTGGTACATTTGCCCCAATATCAGATAGATACAGCCCTGACCTGCGCCAGCTCATCCTTAGCATGCTGAACCTGGATCCTTCCAAGCGGCCTCAGCTGAATGAGATTATGGCCCAGTCCATCTGCATTCGCCCCCTTCTGAACCTCTACACTGATGTAGGAAGTGTTAAAATGAGAAG GCCTGAAAAGCCCTTGGCTCCGGTGCAGACAGTGACACACAGCCGGACGGGGGGACGAGTGAGCAGTGCCAGGCCCAGGG GTGTTCGAGGTGGCTCAGCCAGGACAGGCATCCCTCCTCCCCTGTCGTCCATCTACACGTGGGGCAGTGGGATCACCACCCCTCACCGCCTGCCCATGCTGAACACAGAAGTGGTGCAGGTGTCTGCTGGAAGGACACAGAAGGCCGGGGTCACCAAGTCAGGGCGGCTCATCATGTGGGAG gctccCCCCATAGGCACTGCAGGGGGCCCTTCTCTGCCAGGAGCCACcgagcagctgcagcctcagtTTGTGTCCCGCTTTCTGGAGGGCCAGTCTGGTGTGACCATCAAACACGTGTCCTGTGGGGATCTCTTCACTGCCTGCCTCACAG acaGGGGGATCATCATGACTTTCGGCAGCGGCAGTAACGGCTGTTTAGGGCACGGGAACTTCACGGATGTGAGCCAG CCCAAGATCGTGGAGGCCCTGCTGGGCTATGAGATGGTGCAGGTGGCCTGTGGTGCGTCTCACGTCCTGGCAGTTTCCAATGAACGGGAGGTGTTTGCCTGGGGCAGGGGGGATAATG GTCGGCTTGGACTGGGGACCCTGGAGTGCCATAACTCCCCCCAGCAGGTAGCAGTCCCACCAGAGCACGAGGCTCAGAGGGTCATCTGCGGCATCGATTCCTCCATGGTCCTCACAGTGAAGAACCAGATTCTTGCTTGTGGGAGTAACAG gtgCAACAAGCTGGGCCTAGATCGGATCAGCTCAGCAGAGGAACCTTCCCCAGAGGACCAGGTAGAAGAAGCTGCTGTGTTCACATGTGTCCAGTCAGCCCCCTTGAACCAAGAGCCAGTTGTGTGTGCTGACATCGGTACAGCACACTCAGCCGCAGTCACAG CTTCTGGCCAGTGTTACACCTTTGGGAGCAACCAACACGGACAGCTGGGCACCAACTCCTGCCGCAACAGTCGTGTGCCCCACCTGGTTGTGGGGCTCAGGGCCATGAAGGTCACTGTGGTGGCTTGTGGGGATGCCTTCACTGTAGCTATTGGAGCAG ATGGTGAGGTGTGTACCTGGGGGAAAGGAGCCAGGGGACGCTTGGGCAGGAAGGATGAGGAAACAGGAACGCCAAGGCCTGTACAGCTGGAGGAGACGCATCCATACGTGGTGACCTCTGTAGCCTGCTGCCATGggaacacactgctggctgtaAAAC GCGGACGGACGCTGCTGTTGGAAAACCCGGCTGGATTTGGGGGACGGAGCCGTCACAGGGGGATAAAGCAACATATTGTCACTACAAAGGACACGGCTCTGCCCGCAGGCGGAGTGACACCGGAGTGA
- the TRAF4 gene encoding TNF receptor-associated factor 4 isoform X2: protein MPGYDYKLLERPRRRVLCPLCGKPMREPVRVSTCGHRFCDTCLQEFLSEGVFKCPEDQLPLDYAKIYPDPELEAQVLSLAIRCIHSEEGCRWTGLIRHLQPHLGTCGFNVIPCPNRCSTKLSRRDLPQHLQHGCPKRRVQCEFCAGDFTGEAFEGHQGTCPQESVYCENKCGARMMRRLLSQHSLAECPKRTQPCTYCSKEFVFDTIQNHQYQCPRYPVPCPNQCGTPNIAREDVPTHLKESCSTAMLLCPFKEAGCKHRCPKLAMGRHLEESTKSHLGMVCALVSRQRQEILELRRDVEELSVSSDGTLIWKINDYTRKLQEAKTRSNYEFFSPPFYTHKYGYKLQVSAFLNGNGSGENSHLSVYIRVLPGEYDNLLEWPFSYRVTFSLLDQSDPSLSKPQHITETFHPDPNWKNFQKPGASRGSLDESTLGFGYPKFISHEDIKKRNYVRDNAIFIRASVEIPQKILN, encoded by the exons ATGCCGGGTTACGACTACAAACTGCTCGAGAGGCCGCGGCGGAGGGTGCTGTGCCCGCTGTGCGGGAAACCCATGCGGGAACCGGTGCGTGTCTCCACGTGCGGACACCGCTTCTGTGACACCTGCCTGCAGGAGTTCCTCAG cGAAGGCGTCTTCAAGTGCCCCGAGGATCAGCTGCCCCTGGACTACGCCAAG ATCTACCCAGACCCTGAGCTGGAAGCCCAAGTGCTGAGCTTGGCCATCCGCTGCATCCACAGCGAGGAGGGCTGCCGCTGGACCGGGCTCATCCGGCACCTGCAG ccccacctggGCACCTGCGGCTTCAACGTCATCCCCTGCCCCAACCGCTGCAGCACCAAACTGAGCCGTCGCGATCTgccccagcacctgcagcacgGCTGCCCCAAGCGCCGCGTCCAGTGCGAGTTCTGTGCCGGGGACTTCACAGGGGAGGCCTTTGAG GGCCACCAGGGAACATGTCCCCAGGAGAGCGTGTACTGTGAGAACAAGTGTGGGGCACGAATGATGCGGCGCctgctgtcccagcacagcctggccgAGTGCCCCAAGcgcacccagccctgcacctACTGCTCCAAGGAGTTTGTCTTCGACACCATCCAG AACCACCAGTACCAGTGTCCCCGCTACCCTGTGCCCTGCCCCAACCAGTGTGGGACGCCCAACATCGCCCGCGAGGATGTGCCCACGCACctgaaggagagctgcagcacgGCCATGCTGCTGTGTCCCTTCAAGGAGGCCGGCTGCAAACACAGG TGCCCCAAGCTGGCCATGGGCCGGCACCTGGAGGAGAGCACCAAGTCCCACCTGGGCATGGTGTGTGCGCTGGTCAGTCGGCAGCGGCAGGAGATCCTGGAGCTGCGACGCGACGTGGAGGAGCTGTCGGTGAGCAGCGATGGGACCCTCATCTGGAAGATCAACGACTACACCCGCAAGCTGCAGGAGGCCAAAACCCGCAGCAACTACGAGTTCTTCAGCCCTCCTTTCTACACCCACAAATACGGCTACAAGCTGCAGGTCTCTGCGTTCCTCAACGGCAACGGGAGCGGGGAGAACAGCCACCTGTCGGTGTACATCCGCGTGCTGCCGGGTGAATACGACAACCTCTTGGAGTGGCCTTTCTCCTACCGTGTCACCTTCTCGCTGCTGGATCAGAGCGACCCGTCGCTCTCCAAACCCCAACACATCACCGAGACCTTCCACCCCGACCCCAACTGGAAGAACTTCCAGAAGCCGGGAGCGTCGCGGGGTTCTTTGGATGAGAGCACGTTGGGTTTTGGTTACCCCAAGTTCATCTCTCACGAGGACATCAAGAAGAGGAACTACGTGCGGGACAACGCCATCTTCATCAGGGCGTCGGTGGAGATCCCCCAAAAGATCCTCAACTGA
- the TLCD1 gene encoding TLC domain-containing protein 1, translated as MGPGWRAPSAALVGGSVALFGALRRAALVLPRPAAVRNRPGRVWRWLNLLVSFAHSVLAGLWALFSLWQSPELLSDIQDGYSVSGHLLVCFSSGYFIHDSLDIIFNQQSRSSWEYLVHHAMAISAFVSLIITGRFLVAAMLLLLVEVSNIFLTARMLLKMSNVPSPALYEANKYINLVMYFAFRLAPQAYLTWYFVRYVEVQGQGAFLMANLLLLDAMILMYFSRLLRSDFFPSLRKGAVGRDVDGEKFLID; from the exons ATGGGCCCGGGCTGGCGGGCGCCGTCGGCCGCGCTGGTCGGTGGCAGCGTGGCGCTGTTCGGGGCGCTCCGGAGGGCGGCCCTGGTGCTGCCCAGACCCGCTGCCGTCAGGAACCGGCCCGGCCGGGTTTGGCGTTGGTTGAACCTCCTGGTTTCGTTCGCACATTCCGTGCTCGCGGGGCTCTGGGCCCTATTCAG CCTTTGGCAATCCCCGGAGCTGCTCTCTGACATCCAGGACGGGTACAGCGTCTCAGGGCACCTGCTGGTCTGCTTCTCTTCAG GTTACTTCATCCACGACAGCCTGGACATCATCTTCAACCAACAGTCCCGCTCGTCCTGGGAATACCTGGTGCACCACGCCATG gcCATCTCTGCCTTCGTCTCACTCATCATCACGGGCCGCTTCCTGGTGGCGGCGatgcttctgctgctggtggaggtGAGCAACATCTTCCTCACCGCCCGCATGCTACTGAAGATGAGCAACGTGCCTTCCCCGGCGCTCTACGAGGCCAACAAGTACATCAACCTGGTGATGTATTTCGCCTTCCGCCTGGCGCCCCAGGCCTACCTCACCTGGTACTTCGTGCGCTACGTGGAGGTGCAGGGCCAGGGTGCCTTCCTGATGGccaacctcctgctgctggacGCCATGATCCTCATGTACTTCTCCCGCCTCCTGCGCTCTGatttcttcccctccctgcGTAAAGGAGCCGTAGGGAGAGATGTGGACGGCGAGAAGTTCCTCATTGACTGA
- the NEK8 gene encoding serine/threonine-protein kinase Nek8 isoform X2, translated as MEKETSGSGVGRGAFGIVHLCLRKADQKLVILKQIPVEQMSKDERLAAQNECQVLKLLSHPNVIEYYENFLEDKALMIAMEYAPGGTLAEFIHKRCNSLLDEDTILHFFVQILLALHHVHTKQILHRDLKTQNILLDKHRMIVKIGDFGISKILSSKSKAYTVVGTPCYISPELCEGKPYNQKSDIWALGCVLYELTSLKRAFEAANLPALVLKIMSGTFAPISDRYSPDLRQLILSMLNLDPSKRPQLNEIMAQSICIRPLLNLYTDVGSVKMRRPEKPLAPVQTVTHSRTGGRVSSARPRGVRGGSARTGIPPPLSSIYTWGSGITTPHRLPMLNTEVVQVSAGRTQKAGVTKSGRLIMWEAPPIGTAGGPSLPGATEQLQPQFVSRFLEGQSGVTIKHVSCGDLFTACLTDRGIIMTFGSGSNGCLGHGNFTDVSQPKIVEALLGYEMVQVACGASHVLAVSNEREVFAWGRGDNGRLGLGTLECHNSPQQVAVPPEHEAQRVICGIDSSMVLTVKNQILACGSNRCNKLGLDRISSAEEPSPEDQVEEAAVFTCVQSAPLNQEPVVCADIGTAHSAAVTASGQCYTFGSNQHGQLGTNSCRNSRVPHLVVGLRAMKVTVVACGDAFTVAIGADGEVCTWGKGARGRLGRKDEETGTPRPVQLEETHPYVVTSVACCHGNTLLAVKPAVEESPPQ; from the exons ATGGAGAAAGAAACGAGCGGATCGGGTGTGGGGAGAGGGGCCTTCGG CATCGTTCACCTGTGTCTGCGCAAGGCCGACCAGAAGCTGGTGATCCTGAAGCAGATCCCCGTGGAGCAGATGAGCAAAGACGAGCGGCTGGCGGCGCAGAACGAGTGCCAGGTCCTCAAGCTGCTCAGCCACCCCAACGTCATCGAGTACTACGAGAATTTCCTGGAGGACAAGGCTCTTATGATCGCCATGGAGTACGCTCCAG GGGGCACGCTGGCGGAGTTTATTCATAAACGCTGTAACTCCTTGTTGGATGAGGACACCATCCTACACTTCTTCGTGCAGATCCTCCTGGCTCTTCACCACGTACATACCAAGCAGATCCTGCACCGTGACCTGAAGACTCAGAACATCCTCTTGGACAAACATCGTATGATTGTCAAGATTGGAGACTTTGGCATTTCCAAAATCTTGAGCAGCAAAAGTAAAGCCTACACG GTTGTGGGAACTCCATGCTACATCTCCCCAGAGCTCTGTGAAGGGAAGCCTTACAACCAGAAGAGTGATATCTGGGCTTTGGGCTGTGTGCTCTATGAACTTACCAGCCTCAAGAGGGCTTTTGAAGCTGCG aatcTGCCTGCCTTAGTATTGAAGATCATGAGTGGTACATTTGCCCCAATATCAGATAGATACAGCCCTGACCTGCGCCAGCTCATCCTTAGCATGCTGAACCTGGATCCTTCCAAGCGGCCTCAGCTGAATGAGATTATGGCCCAGTCCATCTGCATTCGCCCCCTTCTGAACCTCTACACTGATGTAGGAAGTGTTAAAATGAGAAG GCCTGAAAAGCCCTTGGCTCCGGTGCAGACAGTGACACACAGCCGGACGGGGGGACGAGTGAGCAGTGCCAGGCCCAGGG GTGTTCGAGGTGGCTCAGCCAGGACAGGCATCCCTCCTCCCCTGTCGTCCATCTACACGTGGGGCAGTGGGATCACCACCCCTCACCGCCTGCCCATGCTGAACACAGAAGTGGTGCAGGTGTCTGCTGGAAGGACACAGAAGGCCGGGGTCACCAAGTCAGGGCGGCTCATCATGTGGGAG gctccCCCCATAGGCACTGCAGGGGGCCCTTCTCTGCCAGGAGCCACcgagcagctgcagcctcagtTTGTGTCCCGCTTTCTGGAGGGCCAGTCTGGTGTGACCATCAAACACGTGTCCTGTGGGGATCTCTTCACTGCCTGCCTCACAG acaGGGGGATCATCATGACTTTCGGCAGCGGCAGTAACGGCTGTTTAGGGCACGGGAACTTCACGGATGTGAGCCAG CCCAAGATCGTGGAGGCCCTGCTGGGCTATGAGATGGTGCAGGTGGCCTGTGGTGCGTCTCACGTCCTGGCAGTTTCCAATGAACGGGAGGTGTTTGCCTGGGGCAGGGGGGATAATG GTCGGCTTGGACTGGGGACCCTGGAGTGCCATAACTCCCCCCAGCAGGTAGCAGTCCCACCAGAGCACGAGGCTCAGAGGGTCATCTGCGGCATCGATTCCTCCATGGTCCTCACAGTGAAGAACCAGATTCTTGCTTGTGGGAGTAACAG gtgCAACAAGCTGGGCCTAGATCGGATCAGCTCAGCAGAGGAACCTTCCCCAGAGGACCAGGTAGAAGAAGCTGCTGTGTTCACATGTGTCCAGTCAGCCCCCTTGAACCAAGAGCCAGTTGTGTGTGCTGACATCGGTACAGCACACTCAGCCGCAGTCACAG CTTCTGGCCAGTGTTACACCTTTGGGAGCAACCAACACGGACAGCTGGGCACCAACTCCTGCCGCAACAGTCGTGTGCCCCACCTGGTTGTGGGGCTCAGGGCCATGAAGGTCACTGTGGTGGCTTGTGGGGATGCCTTCACTGTAGCTATTGGAGCAG ATGGTGAGGTGTGTACCTGGGGGAAAGGAGCCAGGGGACGCTTGGGCAGGAAGGATGAGGAAACAGGAACGCCAAGGCCTGTACAGCTGGAGGAGACGCATCCATACGTGGTGACCTCTGTAGCCTGCTGCCATGggaacacactgctggctgtaAAAC CTGCCGTGGAAGAGTCACCACCCCAGTGA
- the TRAF4 gene encoding TNF receptor-associated factor 4 isoform X1, with protein sequence MVPRSQGGGVWRGHFPALTDGTAAARIRAPRGLDLTHRGGSVDVSALSPTLLSSSCSEGVFKCPEDQLPLDYAKIYPDPELEAQVLSLAIRCIHSEEGCRWTGLIRHLQPHLGTCGFNVIPCPNRCSTKLSRRDLPQHLQHGCPKRRVQCEFCAGDFTGEAFEGHQGTCPQESVYCENKCGARMMRRLLSQHSLAECPKRTQPCTYCSKEFVFDTIQNHQYQCPRYPVPCPNQCGTPNIAREDVPTHLKESCSTAMLLCPFKEAGCKHRCPKLAMGRHLEESTKSHLGMVCALVSRQRQEILELRRDVEELSVSSDGTLIWKINDYTRKLQEAKTRSNYEFFSPPFYTHKYGYKLQVSAFLNGNGSGENSHLSVYIRVLPGEYDNLLEWPFSYRVTFSLLDQSDPSLSKPQHITETFHPDPNWKNFQKPGASRGSLDESTLGFGYPKFISHEDIKKRNYVRDNAIFIRASVEIPQKILN encoded by the exons ATGGTGCCACGCTCCCAAGGGGGGGGTGTCTGGCGGGGGCATTTCCCAGCCCTGACAGATGGAACGGCCGCCGCCAGGATTAGGGCTCCCCGAGGGCTGGATTTGACACACCGGGGGGGCTCCGTGGATGTGTCAGCCCTCAGCCCGacccttctctcttcctcctgcagcGAAGGCGTCTTCAAGTGCCCCGAGGATCAGCTGCCCCTGGACTACGCCAAG ATCTACCCAGACCCTGAGCTGGAAGCCCAAGTGCTGAGCTTGGCCATCCGCTGCATCCACAGCGAGGAGGGCTGCCGCTGGACCGGGCTCATCCGGCACCTGCAG ccccacctggGCACCTGCGGCTTCAACGTCATCCCCTGCCCCAACCGCTGCAGCACCAAACTGAGCCGTCGCGATCTgccccagcacctgcagcacgGCTGCCCCAAGCGCCGCGTCCAGTGCGAGTTCTGTGCCGGGGACTTCACAGGGGAGGCCTTTGAG GGCCACCAGGGAACATGTCCCCAGGAGAGCGTGTACTGTGAGAACAAGTGTGGGGCACGAATGATGCGGCGCctgctgtcccagcacagcctggccgAGTGCCCCAAGcgcacccagccctgcacctACTGCTCCAAGGAGTTTGTCTTCGACACCATCCAG AACCACCAGTACCAGTGTCCCCGCTACCCTGTGCCCTGCCCCAACCAGTGTGGGACGCCCAACATCGCCCGCGAGGATGTGCCCACGCACctgaaggagagctgcagcacgGCCATGCTGCTGTGTCCCTTCAAGGAGGCCGGCTGCAAACACAGG TGCCCCAAGCTGGCCATGGGCCGGCACCTGGAGGAGAGCACCAAGTCCCACCTGGGCATGGTGTGTGCGCTGGTCAGTCGGCAGCGGCAGGAGATCCTGGAGCTGCGACGCGACGTGGAGGAGCTGTCGGTGAGCAGCGATGGGACCCTCATCTGGAAGATCAACGACTACACCCGCAAGCTGCAGGAGGCCAAAACCCGCAGCAACTACGAGTTCTTCAGCCCTCCTTTCTACACCCACAAATACGGCTACAAGCTGCAGGTCTCTGCGTTCCTCAACGGCAACGGGAGCGGGGAGAACAGCCACCTGTCGGTGTACATCCGCGTGCTGCCGGGTGAATACGACAACCTCTTGGAGTGGCCTTTCTCCTACCGTGTCACCTTCTCGCTGCTGGATCAGAGCGACCCGTCGCTCTCCAAACCCCAACACATCACCGAGACCTTCCACCCCGACCCCAACTGGAAGAACTTCCAGAAGCCGGGAGCGTCGCGGGGTTCTTTGGATGAGAGCACGTTGGGTTTTGGTTACCCCAAGTTCATCTCTCACGAGGACATCAAGAAGAGGAACTACGTGCGGGACAACGCCATCTTCATCAGGGCGTCGGTGGAGATCCCCCAAAAGATCCTCAACTGA